Proteins encoded together in one Ptiloglossa arizonensis isolate GNS036 chromosome 9, iyPtiAriz1_principal, whole genome shotgun sequence window:
- the LOC143151539 gene encoding polynucleotide 5'-hydroxyl-kinase NOL9 has product MKETTQTNKAKIKVIKSGSKKTKAKLPQYKSSNRLVRGKKRSFLKCAIMNFPPAESKNVPSTSSSAHSLDDTHLLPQRSINQKKKKSCSTIKGFNIETQYSMGVSFEAINDTTEASLAKNKYHKQYHNNNNLKQQRNLGSPVIVETLSESLSLLQIPQILRQNQKTKTENNACDYNLSHIQSISSQKDEACIIVAKSVNPQNTSCSTGNETRRSLPLRNNRKQQKDAVHDTSSSKNNTIADDSDYSWNSNETTPTFEKYLENMIVGIMDTDKSVLRETIPGPATIKKNMNSIHDDECQPRFYCLRNKVVVIMPAKTRFSFIGKIVAKVLYGAIEVYGCVMTTETEATKIYSARGYSSVSIETSEKVLGDNEPNIWASLEVEGINRNKKNKLVIDIDNIRPGMVVILLANLENTLTKFLGIFYPFRLFPKIKNLSHQSWTNTKRAEVILQSHLFVDRCASKELTIDQCMVQDVSEKMLNSWHANEWSCTLIAGGKSVGKSTTVRFLINKLLPVSKKVVLIDVDPGQPECTPSGCLSISVIENPLMGPNFTHLNTPLFQLYIDEINVTCCIARYIEALKMLIDKVSSCPALSCLPIVVNTMGFVRNIGWDIIILTIKLMRPFLVVQILSEKPKNNYPEYLSKQVVNRQELPWSSWSINIAVDCSQPCNHELRVIRSHAEHRNTPGPEFWNMEPHQQRELSLVSYLSKIVQRPTNVTLYDDDISFSINAAVPYVTLFSLLSILIPKSFAPQSHALNVINGNIVALCGIDREVDDESQDVQDTSSPRVLDRSSPCVCYGFGLVRGVDTERKEIYINTPLSISMMRQVNCLAGCIPVPPKLLKLNQKPNVPYTGGSDVLPTSREPRRGYFRMGHKLVGSSS; this is encoded by the exons atgaaagaaacaacGCAAACAAATAAAGCTAAAATAAAGGTTATTAAAAGTGGTTCTAAAAAGACCAAAGC gaAATTACCGCAGTATAAAAGTAGTAACAGGCTTGTTCGAGGAAAAAAACGGTCTTTCCTTAAATGTGCAATTATGAATTTTCCACCTGCAGAAAGCAAAAATGTTCCAAGCACTTCGTCAAGTGCACATTCTTTGGACGATACACATCTACTTCCACAGCGAAGTATAaaccaaaagaagaaaaaatcatGTTCTACTATTAAAGGATTTAATATTGAAACACAAT ATTCTATGGGTGTTTCCTTCGAGGCTATCAATGACACTACGGAAGCATCATTAGCCAAAAACAAATATCACAAGCAgtatcataataataataatttgaaacaaCAAAGAAACTTAGGTTCACCTGTAATAGTTGAAACACTTTCAGAGTCACTGTCTTTGTTGCAAATACCACAAATACTTAGACAGAATCAGAAAACAAAAACAGAAAACAATGCTTGCGATTACAATCTTTCACACATACAAAGTATTAGTTCACAGAAGGACGAAGCTTGTATTATTGTTGCCAAATCGGTAAATCCACAAAATACTTCTTGTAGTACAGGAAATGAAACGAGGAGATCGTTACCATTAAGAAATAATCGTAAACAACAAAAGGATGCGGTACATGACACGTCATCGTCAAAGAACAATACTATCGCCGATGATTCTGATTATTCGTGGAACTCTAACGAGACAACTCCCACATTCGAAAAATACCTTGAAAACATGATTGTTGGTATTATGGATACAGATAAATCTGTATTAAGAGAGACTATACCTGGACCTGCTACTATCAAGAAGAACATGAACAGTATTCACGATGATGAATGTCAGCCACGATTTTATTGTTTAAGAAACAAGGTTGTAGTTATAATGCCAGCAAAGACACGATTCAGCTTCATAGGTAAAATAGTTGCGAAAGTCTTATACGGAGCGATAGAAGTTTACGGATGCGTAATGACCACGGAGACCGAAGCTACTAAAATTTACTCTGCGAGGGGATACAGCAGCGTTTCAATCGAAACAAGCGAGAAAGTTTTAGGAGATAACGAGCCAAATATTTGGGCGTCCCTCGAAGTCGAAGGTATTAATCGAAACAAGAAGAACAAATTGGTCATTGATATAGATAATATTCGACCCGGCATGGTAGTCATTCTCCTGGcaaatttagaaaatacatTGACTAAATTCTTAGGCATCTTTTATCCGTTCAGACtatttccaaaaataaaaaatttatcccATCAATCTTGGACCAATACAAAGAGAGCCGAGGTAATACTACAGTCGCATCTTTTCGTTGACAGATGTGCTTCCAAAGAATTGACCATTGATCAATGCATGGTGCAAGACGTTAGCGAGAAAATGTTGAATAGTTGGCACGCGAACGAATGGTCGTGCACTTTAATTGCTGGTGGTAAAAGCGTCGGAAAATCCACAACGGTGCGTTTCTTAATAAACAAACTATTGCCCGTTTCCAAGAAAGTGGTCCTTATAGACGTGGACCCGGGTCAACCGGAATGTACACCATCGGGCTGTTTATCGATCAGCGTGATAGAAAATCCGTTAATGGGACCAAACTTCACGCATTTAAATACTCCTCTATTCCAATTGTACATCGATGAAATTAACGTGACATGCTGTATCGCGCGCTACATCGAGGCACTCAAAATGTTGATCGACAAAGTGTCGAGCTGTCCTGCTCTGTCGTGTTTACCGATCGTCGTGAACACGAtgggtttcgttcgaaatatcggATGGGATATCATTATACTCACGATAAAATTAATGCGACCATTTCTAGTGGTACAAATTCTTTCCGAAAAGCCAAAGAATAACTATCCCGAATACTTGAGCAAACAAGTGGTAAATAGACAG GAACTTCCATGGTCTTCTTGGAGTATCAATATCGCCGTCGACTGTAGCCAACCGTGCAACCACGAATTACGCGTGATACGTTCTCACGCTGAACACAGAAATACTCCAGGGCCCGAGTTTTGGAACATGGAGCCGCACCAGCAACGAGAACTCTCGCTCGTCTCTTACTTAAGCAAGATCGTTCAAAGACCTACAAACGTTAC GTTGTACGACGATGACATTTCGTTTAGTATTAACGCAGCTGTGCCTTACGT GACACTGTTTTCtttgttgtctattttgattcCAAAATCGTTCGCACCGCAGTCACACGCTTTAAATGTGATAAATGGTAACATAGTAGCTCTGTGTGGAATCGATAGAGAAGTTGACGACGAATCGCAAGACGTACAAGACACGAGCAGTCCGCGAGTATTGGACAGATCATCCCCTTGCGTTTGTTACGGTTTCG GACTTGTCAGAGGAGTTGACACAGAACGGAAAGAAATATACATCAATACACCGTTATCGATTTCCATGATGCGGCAGGTAAATTGTTTGGCAGGATGTATACCGGTGCCTCCTAAGTTACTGAAGTTGAATCAAAAACCGAACGTACCTTATACCGGTGGAAGTGACGTTTTACCGACTAGTCGAGAACCTCGCAGAGGATACTTCCGTATGGGACACAAACTAGTGGGAAGTAGTTCTTAA